One Chryseobacterium sp. StRB126 genomic region harbors:
- a CDS encoding DUF3109 family protein, producing MIQIDDKLISEEIFSEEFVCNLTKCKGACCVEGDVGAPLDKNELEILDGIFDKIKPYLTQEGIKALEEQGTWTTDPHDGMYVTPMVENRECAYVTFDDKGITKCGIEKAYEDGAIDWQKPISCHLYPIRVTEYSSFTALNYHEWNVCSDACTLGKELQVPVYKFLKTPLIRKYGEEFYNVLSGAADEWKKEYGS from the coding sequence ATGATTCAGATAGACGATAAATTGATTTCTGAGGAAATCTTTTCCGAAGAATTTGTGTGCAACCTTACCAAATGTAAGGGGGCATGTTGTGTGGAAGGTGATGTTGGAGCTCCGCTGGACAAAAACGAGCTTGAAATACTGGACGGTATTTTTGACAAAATCAAACCTTATCTTACTCAGGAAGGCATCAAAGCCCTTGAAGAGCAAGGAACATGGACTACGGATCCACACGACGGAATGTATGTTACTCCCATGGTAGAAAACCGTGAATGTGCTTATGTAACTTTTGATGATAAAGGAATTACAAAATGTGGTATTGAAAAAGCATATGAAGATGGTGCAATAGACTGGCAGAAACCTATTTCATGCCACCTATACCCTATCCGTGTTACAGAATACTCTTCATTTACAGCTTTAAATTATCATGAATGGAATGTATGCAGCGATGCCTGTACGCTTGGAAAAGAGCTTCAGGTTCCTGTTTATAAATTCCTGAAGACCCCATTAATCAGAAAGTATGGCGAAGAATTTTACAATGTTCTGAGCGGTGCTGCCGATGAATGGAAGAAAGAATATGGTTCATAA
- a CDS encoding trigger factor, with protein MKVTAQNHDDVSALLTVTLEKSDYKEKVEKQLINYAKNAQVPGFRKGKVPLSMVKKQYEAGIAFEEINRQVSDALNNYVNENKLRLVGQPIPQPVNEFDYNADQLEVAFEVGYEPAFTIDLAKYEAPHYKVEASEKEISKSIENMQKRFAEQVPQDKITKDSYIALEVSQVVEEDAEGEHHHHPKNITITGENKEAFKLVKALKMDGSVKVTKETLAGDEELAKELGFSKEEVEHLHHNEIEVKVKDFYSLNLAELNQELFDKVYGEGNIKSEDELKDKVKAELDEYFQQNADVHFVNKVLEQVTEKEEVALPETFLTKWLMFSNQNIQSEEQAKEILEAEKNQLRYQIIEGKLMTDNEINLDYADVLAQAEQLVKNQLAIYGIHHLGDEEIQKYAVEMLKDQEQVRQISSEVAMAKLKDVILEKASKKETKISHDEFLEELKK; from the coding sequence ATGAAGGTTACCGCACAAAACCATGATGATGTAAGTGCATTGCTTACAGTGACATTGGAAAAATCTGACTACAAAGAAAAAGTAGAGAAGCAATTGATTAATTATGCTAAAAATGCGCAAGTTCCTGGATTCAGAAAAGGGAAAGTGCCTTTGAGTATGGTTAAAAAACAATATGAAGCAGGAATTGCATTTGAAGAAATCAATAGACAGGTTTCTGATGCTTTGAACAACTATGTTAACGAAAACAAGTTAAGATTAGTTGGTCAGCCTATTCCTCAGCCAGTAAACGAATTCGATTACAATGCTGATCAATTGGAAGTTGCTTTTGAAGTAGGATATGAGCCTGCATTTACTATAGATTTAGCTAAATATGAAGCACCTCACTACAAAGTAGAAGCTTCTGAAAAAGAAATCAGCAAGAGTATTGAAAACATGCAGAAGCGTTTCGCTGAGCAGGTTCCTCAAGATAAAATCACTAAAGATTCTTACATCGCTTTAGAGGTTTCTCAAGTTGTGGAAGAAGACGCTGAAGGAGAGCATCACCACCACCCAAAAAACATCACTATTACAGGTGAAAACAAAGAAGCTTTCAAATTGGTAAAAGCTTTAAAAATGGACGGATCTGTAAAAGTAACTAAAGAAACTCTTGCAGGTGATGAAGAATTAGCTAAAGAATTAGGATTCAGCAAAGAAGAAGTAGAGCACCTACACCACAATGAAATTGAAGTAAAAGTAAAAGACTTCTACTCATTAAACTTAGCTGAACTTAACCAGGAGTTATTCGACAAAGTATACGGAGAAGGAAACATTAAGTCTGAAGACGAACTTAAAGATAAAGTTAAAGCTGAATTAGACGAATATTTCCAACAAAATGCTGATGTTCATTTCGTGAATAAAGTATTGGAGCAGGTTACTGAAAAAGAAGAAGTAGCACTTCCTGAAACTTTCTTAACAAAATGGTTAATGTTCTCTAACCAGAACATCCAGTCTGAAGAGCAGGCTAAAGAAATCCTTGAAGCTGAGAAAAACCAATTGAGATACCAGATCATCGAAGGTAAATTGATGACTGATAACGAAATTAACCTTGACTATGCTGATGTATTGGCACAGGCTGAGCAGTTAGTGAAAAACCAATTGGCGATCTACGGAATCCACCACCTAGGTGATGAGGAGATCCAGAAATATGCTGTTGAAATGTTAAAAGATCAGGAGCAAGTAAGACAAATTTCTTCCGAAGTTGCGATGGCTAAATTAAAAGATGTTATTCTTGAAAAAGCTAGCAAAAAAGAAACTAAAATTTCTCACGACGAATTTTTAGAAGAGCTTAAAAAATAA
- a CDS encoding TonB-dependent receptor has translation MKLIYCLLLIFCGSVFTSAQKTYTVQGTVQDFHDKTMLENAVVKIGNLTMKTDKKGIFSFSNIPAGKYTLIAKHPDCNDYTENIGVDRDLHITITLEHHSGDIETITLHGSHKNKGSVVMKTLDKAELERNSTENLGNILSKISGVTALKTGNNISKPVIHGLYGSRISILNNGVRLAEQEWGVEHAPNVDINNFQHIDVIKGASALKYGSDAVGGVVVMEPEVFPKKDTIKGSIGLTGISNGRGLGLDVDVAKTWKNGWAVKSGGSIKKLGDQRAPDYNLKNTGMDFSSFNFTVQNNTFERGISFDYYLTNQNIGILRDSHVSTTGDYERAMNANPPVYSGKFSYDIDNPRQVIEHHIAKVSAFRRFENIGKLSATYSYQYNHRQEYDIRRGELKDTPALDLELMTHQFNINDLIERGKWSLETGIDASFQNNYSDPATKARRLIPNYDKYSAGAYSVLKYKISPDFNFEAGARYDFTRYDVTKWYDKSDWEKSYADAYPQFYVKTDQNRILTRPQLNYNNVSFNAGLEYRPNANFDLKFNYAKVGRAPNVAELFSDGLHHSAGVIETGDMSLKNEQGHQFNLNIDSKFNVLKGLNVSVNPYFFITKNFINEVPVGIKATIRGVFPEWEYQQIDAKMYGVDLDVNWKLTDDLTYVGKGSYVYGQDDTNNEPLILMMPPNFSNALQFKKQKWNNFYFTVENQTFLKQTRFPIRNVPLELYENGELVDKILDISTPPNGYSLWNIQTGINISKNFSAGLIVNNLFNTSYREYLNRLRFFANETGRNFILSFRYKF, from the coding sequence ATGAAATTGATATATTGCCTGTTGCTGATCTTTTGTGGATCGGTATTTACGAGTGCACAGAAAACTTACACTGTACAAGGAACCGTTCAGGATTTTCATGATAAAACCATGCTGGAAAATGCAGTGGTGAAAATCGGAAATCTTACAATGAAAACAGATAAGAAAGGGATATTCTCCTTTAGCAACATCCCTGCAGGGAAGTATACACTCATTGCAAAACATCCTGATTGCAATGATTATACTGAAAATATAGGAGTTGATCGGGATCTTCATATTACCATTACTTTAGAACATCATTCGGGTGATATAGAAACCATTACATTACACGGCAGTCATAAAAACAAAGGTTCCGTAGTAATGAAAACACTGGACAAAGCTGAACTTGAAAGAAACTCTACGGAGAATCTTGGGAATATTCTTTCAAAAATTTCGGGGGTGACTGCTTTGAAAACCGGGAATAATATCTCAAAACCTGTTATCCATGGTTTGTATGGAAGTCGCATCAGTATTTTAAATAATGGAGTGCGATTGGCAGAACAGGAATGGGGAGTAGAGCATGCTCCCAATGTTGATATCAACAATTTTCAGCATATTGATGTGATTAAAGGAGCGTCTGCTCTGAAATATGGAAGTGATGCGGTAGGTGGAGTAGTAGTGATGGAACCTGAAGTTTTTCCTAAAAAGGATACTATTAAAGGTTCAATAGGACTTACCGGAATTTCTAACGGAAGGGGGCTTGGATTGGATGTAGATGTTGCTAAGACCTGGAAAAACGGCTGGGCTGTTAAATCAGGTGGAAGCATCAAAAAACTTGGGGATCAAAGGGCTCCTGATTATAATCTGAAAAATACGGGAATGGATTTTTCATCTTTCAATTTTACTGTTCAGAATAATACCTTTGAAAGAGGAATCTCATTCGATTATTATCTTACCAATCAGAATATTGGGATTTTAAGAGATTCACATGTCTCTACAACCGGAGATTATGAAAGAGCAATGAATGCCAATCCTCCTGTTTATTCAGGGAAGTTTAGTTATGATATTGATAACCCGAGACAGGTTATTGAACATCATATTGCCAAAGTTTCCGCGTTCAGAAGATTTGAAAATATAGGAAAATTGTCTGCAACATACAGTTATCAGTATAATCACAGACAGGAATATGATATCAGAAGAGGAGAATTGAAAGATACTCCGGCTCTTGACCTAGAATTAATGACCCATCAGTTTAATATTAACGACTTGATAGAAAGAGGAAAGTGGTCTTTGGAGACAGGAATTGATGCTAGTTTTCAGAATAATTATTCAGATCCGGCAACAAAAGCAAGACGTCTGATCCCAAATTATGATAAATATTCAGCAGGAGCTTATTCTGTTTTGAAGTATAAAATTTCTCCAGATTTCAATTTCGAAGCAGGAGCCAGATATGATTTTACCCGTTATGACGTGACTAAATGGTATGATAAAAGTGATTGGGAAAAATCGTACGCGGATGCTTATCCACAGTTTTATGTGAAAACCGATCAGAACAGGATTTTGACTCGTCCACAGCTTAATTATAACAATGTTTCCTTCAATGCAGGGCTAGAATATCGTCCCAATGCTAACTTTGATCTGAAATTTAATTATGCGAAAGTGGGAAGAGCACCGAATGTGGCAGAATTATTTTCAGATGGTCTGCATCATTCTGCAGGAGTAATTGAAACCGGAGATATGAGTTTGAAAAATGAACAGGGACATCAGTTTAATCTGAATATTGATTCAAAATTCAATGTTCTGAAAGGATTGAATGTTTCTGTAAACCCTTATTTCTTCATAACTAAAAATTTCATTAATGAAGTTCCAGTAGGAATTAAGGCTACGATCAGAGGTGTTTTTCCGGAATGGGAATACCAACAGATTGATGCAAAAATGTATGGAGTTGACTTAGATGTTAACTGGAAACTGACGGATGACCTGACCTACGTGGGAAAAGGAAGCTATGTTTATGGACAGGATGACACGAACAACGAACCGTTGATTCTAATGATGCCTCCGAATTTTTCCAATGCATTGCAGTTTAAAAAACAAAAATGGAATAACTTCTATTTCACTGTTGAAAACCAAACATTTTTAAAGCAAACCAGATTCCCGATCAGAAATGTACCATTGGAACTTTATGAAAATGGTGAGCTGGTTGACAAGATACTGGATATCAGTACTCCACCTAACGGATATTCACTTTGGAATATCCAGACCGGAATCAATATTAGCAAAAACTTTTCTGCAGGACTTATTGTAAACAATCTGTTCAATACTTCATACAGGGAGTACCTGAACCGTTTGAGATTCTTTGCGAATGAGACCGGAAGAAACTTTATTTTAAGCTTTAGATACAAATTCTAA
- a CDS encoding ABC-F family ATP-binding cassette domain-containing protein: protein MLSVQSLGLHHSGNYLFQNVNFTIKKDDKVGLVGKNGAGKSTLLKMLSKEINFYEGEVVTEGSITIGFLKQDLDFVKGRTVWAETMQAFEQINAWKNELEEVNHQMTVRTDYESDSYTDLINKMTELNDLLMNHDAYNLEGDMEKVLFGLGFKADDFQKITDEFSGGWRMRIELAKLLLQKNDIMLLDEPTNHLDMESIIWLENFLKDYPGAIVLVSHDKQFMTAVCNRTFDINNKKVDDYKANYTKYLVMREDRREKLIQAKKNQDAEIKQMEDNINKFRASATKASFAQSLIKKLDKIERIEVDNEDVSKFNIRFVQSMVPGKVIFEAAKLGKAYGQKQIFDDVDFIVQRGDRIALLGQNGQGKTTLAKILAGDIKDYSGAWNLGHNVNIGYFAQNQEEVLTPNKTVLEEAEDAATEETRPRVRDLLGSFLFQGDAVSKKTKVLSGGERNRLALCKLLLRPFNTLIMDEPTNHLDIQSKEIIKLALQNFEGTLIVISHDREFLQGLCDKIYEFRDGKMKEFLGDINEYLEYRQKESIREISAEKAKLHSDVKEEPKKVEEKPVVSTSQVSNVITKEQKNIQNKIKKVEEKISELETKVEEMEASFAKENPSDETLEKYNKTKEELENALQEWEYLGTQLD, encoded by the coding sequence ATGCTTTCGGTTCAAAGTTTAGGATTACATCATTCAGGAAATTATTTATTTCAAAACGTAAATTTCACCATTAAAAAGGATGATAAAGTAGGGCTCGTAGGAAAAAATGGAGCAGGAAAATCTACTTTATTGAAAATGCTGTCCAAAGAAATTAATTTCTACGAAGGAGAGGTCGTAACAGAAGGAAGCATTACCATTGGTTTCCTGAAGCAGGATCTTGATTTCGTAAAGGGAAGAACCGTTTGGGCTGAAACCATGCAGGCTTTTGAGCAAATTAATGCATGGAAGAATGAGCTTGAAGAGGTTAATCACCAAATGACTGTAAGAACCGATTACGAGAGTGATTCATACACGGATTTGATTAATAAAATGACCGAACTGAATGACCTTTTAATGAACCATGATGCCTACAATTTGGAAGGCGATATGGAAAAAGTGTTGTTTGGTTTAGGATTTAAAGCCGATGACTTTCAAAAAATCACTGATGAATTTTCAGGAGGATGGAGAATGAGAATCGAATTGGCAAAACTTCTTCTTCAAAAGAATGATATCATGCTTCTCGATGAGCCAACCAACCACCTGGATATGGAATCCATCATCTGGCTTGAAAATTTCTTAAAAGATTATCCGGGAGCAATTGTTCTGGTAAGTCACGATAAGCAGTTCATGACCGCGGTTTGTAACCGTACTTTTGATATCAATAATAAGAAAGTTGACGATTATAAAGCCAATTATACCAAATATCTTGTAATGCGTGAAGACCGCCGTGAAAAACTGATTCAGGCTAAAAAGAATCAGGATGCGGAGATCAAGCAGATGGAAGATAACATTAATAAGTTCCGTGCAAGCGCTACAAAAGCATCTTTCGCCCAGTCACTTATTAAGAAATTAGACAAAATCGAGCGTATTGAAGTAGATAACGAAGACGTTTCAAAATTCAATATCCGTTTCGTACAGTCTATGGTTCCTGGAAAAGTGATTTTCGAAGCAGCCAAACTTGGAAAAGCTTACGGCCAGAAACAAATTTTTGATGATGTAGATTTTATTGTTCAAAGAGGAGACAGAATTGCACTTTTAGGGCAAAACGGACAAGGAAAAACAACACTAGCTAAAATTCTAGCAGGAGATATTAAAGATTATTCAGGAGCCTGGAATCTTGGCCACAATGTAAACATCGGATATTTTGCACAGAATCAGGAAGAGGTTTTAACACCGAATAAAACAGTTCTTGAAGAAGCAGAAGATGCTGCTACAGAAGAAACCAGACCTAGAGTAAGAGACTTATTAGGATCTTTCCTGTTCCAGGGAGATGCTGTTTCTAAGAAGACAAAAGTACTTTCCGGAGGGGAAAGAAACCGTTTAGCACTTTGTAAACTGTTGCTTCGTCCTTTCAACACGTTGATTATGGATGAACCTACCAACCACTTGGATATTCAGTCTAAGGAGATTATTAAGTTGGCATTACAGAACTTTGAAGGTACATTGATCGTGATTTCTCACGACAGGGAGTTCCTTCAGGGACTTTGTGATAAAATCTATGAGTTCCGTGATGGGAAAATGAAAGAATTCCTGGGAGATATCAACGAATATCTTGAATACAGACAAAAGGAAAGCATCAGAGAGATTTCTGCAGAAAAGGCGAAGCTTCATAGTGATGTGAAGGAAGAACCTAAAAAGGTAGAAGAAAAACCTGTTGTTAGTACCAGTCAGGTATCGAATGTTATCACTAAAGAACAGAAAAATATTCAGAATAAAATCAAGAAGGTAGAAGAAAAAATTTCTGAGCTTGAAACTAAAGTAGAAGAAATGGAAGCTTCTTTCGCTAAAGAGAATCCTTCCGATGAAACTTTGGAAAAATATAATAAAACTAAAGAAGAGCTGGAGAACGCTCTGCAGGAATGGGAATACTTAGGAACCCAGCTTGATTAA